One genomic segment of Sphingobium herbicidovorans includes these proteins:
- a CDS encoding IS630 family transposase (programmed frameshift): MTKSISEDLRSRVIAAVDGGLSRRAAAERFGVAAASAIRWVREWRETGSTRAKPQGGDMRSRRIEAHRDIILGAIEEQVDITLVELAEMLRSQHGAVFATSTIWRFLDRHSMTVKKKTAHASEQERPDVLTRRRAWFKAQPDLDPERLVFIDETGASTKMARLRGRAQRGMRCRSPIPHGHWKTTTFTGALRLTGMTAPMVLDGPMTGEWFAAYAAQVLAPTLRPGDIVILDNLPAHKTMAAREAIEAVGARMLFLPPYSPDFNPIENAFSKLKAILRKAAARTVPELWDVIREALPRFTPEECANYFTATGYEPE, from the exons ATGACGAAGTCCATCTCAGAGGATTTACGTTCGCGGGTGATTGCGGCGGTTGATGGGGGCCTGTCACGGCGCGCGGCAGCTGAGCGTTTTGGAGTTGCGGCGGCGAGCGCGATCCGTTGGGTTCGCGAATGGCGGGAGACTGGATCGACGCGGGCGAAGCCGCAGGGCGGCGACATGCGGTCGCGGCGGATTGAAGCCCATCGCGACATTATTCTCGGTGCGATCGAGGAGCAGGTGGACATCACGCTCGTTGAACTGGCCGAGATGCTTCGATCGCAGCATGGAGCCGTATTTGCAACGAGCACGATCTGGCGTTTCCTTGATCGTCACTCAATGACCGTGAA AAAAAAAACAGCGCACGCCAGCGAGCAGGAGCGGCCCGACGTTCTCACGCGGCGACGCGCATGGTTCAAGGCCCAACCTGATCTCGATCCCGAACGGTTGGTGTTCATCGATGAGACCGGCGCATCGACGAAAATGGCGCGTCTGCGGGGACGGGCCCAGCGCGGCATGCGCTGTCGCTCCCCAATCCCGCACGGCCATTGGAAAACCACCACCTTCACCGGCGCGCTGCGTCTAACGGGCATGACCGCACCCATGGTCCTGGACGGTCCCATGACTGGCGAATGGTTCGCTGCCTATGCAGCGCAGGTTCTGGCGCCAACGCTGCGTCCCGGCGATATCGTCATCCTCGACAATCTGCCAGCTCATAAAACCATGGCGGCCCGTGAAGCCATCGAAGCAGTCGGGGCGCGAATGCTGTTCCTTCCGCCATACAGTCCCGACTTCAATCCAATCGAAAACGCCTTCTCGAAGCTCAAGGCCATCCTGCGGAAAGCCGCCGCCCGAACCGTCCCCGAGCTATGGGATGTAATTCGCGAGGCTCTGCCCCGCTTCACTCCCGAAGAATGCGCAAATTACTTTACTGCCACCGGGTATGAACCAGAGTGA
- a CDS encoding crotonase/enoyl-CoA hydratase family protein: MIAAAQSQGKSTVPVNFEIINGVATITIDRPEARNSIDREAAIAIDAAIKQIESDSAIRVGIITGAGGNFCAGMDLKAFLRGETVRLPDSGFAGVTQAKRTKPLIAAVEGYALAGGFEIALACDMVVASEEAQFGLTEAKRGLVANAGGLVRLPRQLPIKIATQLVLVGDLHPASLLATHGLINVVTPKGGALDGALELARKIAANGPLAVAVGRQVLNESLEWPADELFDRQNAITAAVFASEDAKEGARAFAEKRAPVWRGV, encoded by the coding sequence ATGATTGCAGCTGCTCAAAGTCAGGGAAAATCAACCGTGCCAGTTAACTTCGAAATCATCAATGGCGTCGCTACTATCACCATCGATCGGCCCGAGGCGCGCAACTCGATCGATCGCGAGGCAGCGATAGCGATCGATGCAGCGATCAAGCAGATCGAGAGCGACAGCGCGATCCGTGTAGGCATCATCACCGGCGCGGGTGGCAACTTCTGCGCGGGAATGGACCTGAAGGCATTCCTGCGCGGCGAAACCGTCCGCCTGCCTGACAGCGGTTTTGCCGGGGTCACCCAGGCCAAGCGAACGAAGCCGCTGATCGCCGCTGTGGAAGGCTATGCGCTGGCTGGCGGGTTCGAAATCGCGCTAGCGTGCGACATGGTCGTGGCTTCCGAAGAGGCGCAGTTCGGCCTCACGGAAGCCAAGCGCGGCTTGGTCGCCAATGCCGGCGGTCTTGTGCGCCTGCCACGGCAACTGCCGATCAAGATCGCAACCCAGCTGGTGCTGGTCGGTGACCTTCATCCTGCCTCGCTGCTGGCAACGCATGGCCTGATCAATGTGGTGACGCCCAAGGGCGGTGCACTTGACGGCGCGCTGGAGCTGGCGCGCAAGATCGCGGCGAATGGTCCGTTGGCTGTTGCTGTCGGTCGGCAAGTGTTGAACGAGAGCCTGGAATGGCCCGCCGACGAACTGTTTGACCGGCAGAATGCGATCACCGCCGCGGTTTTCGCGTCGGAAGACGCCAAGGAAGGCGCGCGCGCCTTCGCCGAGAAGCGCGCGCCGGTCTGGCGCGGGGTGTAA
- a CDS encoding acyl-CoA dehydrogenase family protein: MAAIDLPTPAFMDSDELRMLQDAVDQFLSVHADTEALARWREQGYVDRATWEAAGQAGLLGMMIPEAYGGAGADFRYEAILMERLGLRNALNFAVPLHNAAVVPYLVDYANEAQKARWLPGLVTGENILAIAMSEPGAGSDLQSMRTTACKDGDSYVINGQKTFISNGYHANVIIVAAKTDANAGSKGISLFVVDTDKVAGFERGRLLHKLGQEGRDTAELYFSDMRVPADCLLGGEGQGFSMLMAKLPQERLVIGWQAIGMIEAALQATIDYVKDRNAFGKTLFDFQNTQFKLAECKTQATIAKTFLYHCTEQLLAGKLDAATASMAKYWITEAQGKIIDECLQFFGGYGYILDYPIAEMYKDARAFRIYGGANEVMKLLIARSL; this comes from the coding sequence GTGGCCGCCATAGATCTGCCCACACCAGCGTTCATGGACAGCGACGAATTGCGGATGCTGCAGGATGCGGTTGACCAGTTCCTGTCGGTGCATGCAGACACCGAGGCGTTGGCGCGCTGGCGCGAGCAGGGGTATGTCGATCGCGCGACATGGGAGGCGGCGGGGCAGGCGGGCCTGCTCGGCATGATGATCCCGGAGGCCTATGGCGGTGCCGGCGCGGATTTTCGCTACGAGGCGATCCTGATGGAGCGGCTCGGGCTACGCAACGCGCTCAATTTTGCGGTGCCGCTGCATAACGCCGCCGTCGTACCCTACCTCGTCGATTATGCGAACGAGGCGCAAAAAGCGCGTTGGCTTCCCGGCCTCGTGACCGGTGAGAATATCCTTGCCATCGCGATGAGCGAGCCGGGTGCTGGATCGGACCTCCAATCGATGCGCACCACCGCGTGCAAGGACGGCGACTCCTACGTCATCAACGGCCAGAAGACGTTCATCTCCAACGGCTACCACGCCAACGTCATCATCGTCGCGGCGAAGACCGACGCCAATGCTGGTTCCAAAGGCATTTCGCTGTTCGTGGTCGATACTGACAAGGTCGCGGGGTTCGAGCGCGGACGGCTGCTGCACAAGCTAGGGCAGGAAGGCCGCGATACCGCCGAACTCTACTTTTCCGATATGCGAGTGCCGGCCGACTGCCTGCTCGGCGGCGAAGGGCAGGGTTTTTCCATGCTGATGGCAAAGCTGCCACAGGAACGCCTCGTCATCGGCTGGCAGGCGATCGGCATGATCGAGGCGGCCCTGCAAGCAACCATCGATTACGTCAAGGACCGCAATGCCTTTGGTAAGACATTGTTCGATTTCCAGAACACTCAGTTCAAGCTCGCGGAATGCAAGACGCAAGCGACCATCGCCAAGACGTTCCTCTATCATTGCACTGAGCAGTTGCTGGCGGGCAAGCTGGACGCTGCGACTGCCTCGATGGCCAAATACTGGATTACCGAAGCGCAGGGCAAGATCATCGACGAGTGCCTGCAGTTTTTTGGTGGCTATGGATATATTCTCGATTACCCTATCGCGGAAATGTATAAGGATGCTCGCGCATTCCGTATATATGGTGGCGCGAACGAAGTCATGAAGCTCCTCATTGCTCGATCGCTATGA
- the gloB gene encoding hydroxyacylglutathione hydrolase: MALQIHQFPCLSDNYAFLVRDEASGKVASIDTPDAGAILAEADALGWRIDMILNTHWHPDHAGGNAKIKARFGSVVVAPEEVRQLSEIDQVVTHGDSVWLGDTRFDVIDTGGHTLGHVCFHAPSEATVFVGDTLFPMGCGRLFEGTPDQMWASLSRLVRLPDATLVYSAHEYTLANARFAVSVDTSESVAQRVAAVELARANDRPTVPTTIGEEKATNPFLRAPLLVQSVSDVEAFAQIRQRKDVF, translated from the coding sequence ATGGCACTGCAAATTCATCAGTTCCCGTGCCTCAGTGACAACTACGCCTTTCTTGTCCGTGACGAGGCGAGCGGAAAGGTCGCGTCGATTGATACACCCGATGCAGGCGCGATCCTGGCTGAGGCTGATGCGCTCGGCTGGCGCATCGACATGATCCTGAACACGCATTGGCATCCGGACCACGCCGGGGGAAATGCGAAGATCAAGGCGCGGTTCGGTTCGGTGGTCGTCGCACCCGAAGAAGTGCGCCAGCTGAGCGAGATCGATCAGGTCGTCACGCACGGCGACAGCGTCTGGTTGGGCGATACTCGGTTCGACGTGATTGACACGGGCGGGCATACGCTGGGACATGTGTGCTTCCATGCGCCGTCCGAGGCCACGGTGTTCGTGGGGGACACGCTGTTCCCCATGGGCTGCGGCCGCTTGTTCGAAGGTACCCCGGATCAGATGTGGGCCAGCCTGTCGCGCCTTGTCAGATTGCCTGATGCCACGCTCGTATATTCGGCGCACGAATATACATTGGCCAATGCGCGGTTCGCCGTGTCGGTCGACACGTCCGAAAGTGTCGCCCAACGTGTCGCGGCGGTAGAACTCGCCAGGGCAAACGATCGGCCAACGGTGCCCACCACGATTGGCGAGGAAAAGGCGACGAACCCGTTCCTGCGCGCGCCGCTACTGGTGCAGAGCGTTTCGGACGTCGAGGCATTTGCGCAAATACGTCAGCGCAAGGACGTGTTCTGA
- a CDS encoding acyl-CoA dehydrogenase translates to MNFELNDEQVGLAATLSRFAADRYDASAREGYSRMPGGYDPAIWRELAGLGLVMLTVPEDQDGLGAGMVDLMAAMQALGPGLLLDPWLPTVIAVNLLGSLGSDDQKAHWLPSLMTGEKVIGIAFTEAGLDHPLEAIRTRVQAGALTGRKVAALGQDVAAWLVLAQAEGEPELYLAEPAAQGLFSRTLRLADGSAASELILEDCPAEWVGGGRAAIETALAQAYLALCAEAVGIMDEAIRQTIDYLKVRKQFGVPLATFQVIQHRMADCAAEFELAKSLTLRAALLADDPAQPHMAKCAAAFGAKALVSRIARRVAEEVVQFHGAIGITEELWVGRAMKRLLVVGGLFGDERAHTAYAELFATLIGEPVEFSLDDDDRMFRNEVRAFLAEKLPEGLRARARHTPGAFPGKDDWLEWQAILNARGWLPYNWPKEIGGPGWSATQRYIFERECAMARTPALAAQGLRMLAPVLAKFGTEAQKMHFLPRILSGETLWCQGYSEPEAGSDLASLKTRAVRDGDEYVVDGTKIWTTFGHFADWIFCLVRTNPDVKPQAGISFLLIDMQTPGVSVEPIRLISGDHELNQVFFDNVRVPVANLVGEENHGWTIAKFLLEHERGGSAQAPGLLAKLKDLREAIATLRGRRGFSLSQDPDFCHRLAMLEAETLAMEMLELRLLSQIAAGSAPGPQTAIVGLLMANITQAIDVLALEAYGSQALELERDERPLARDTQMPMPAYLNNRAWSIMAGSSEVMRTIIAKTVLGI, encoded by the coding sequence ATGAATTTCGAATTGAACGACGAGCAGGTTGGACTGGCCGCGACCCTGTCGCGCTTTGCCGCTGACCGCTATGATGCGTCTGCGCGTGAGGGCTATTCCAGGATGCCCGGCGGTTATGATCCCGCGATATGGCGGGAGCTGGCAGGCCTGGGGCTAGTGATGCTGACCGTTCCAGAAGATCAGGATGGTCTTGGCGCCGGGATGGTCGACCTCATGGCGGCGATGCAGGCCTTGGGGCCTGGGCTCTTGCTTGATCCCTGGTTGCCGACGGTAATCGCGGTCAATCTGCTGGGGTCATTGGGGTCGGACGACCAGAAGGCGCATTGGCTGCCTTCGCTGATGACCGGTGAGAAAGTCATCGGCATTGCATTTACCGAAGCCGGGTTGGACCACCCCCTGGAGGCTATCAGGACGCGAGTGCAGGCCGGTGCGCTGACCGGGCGCAAGGTGGCGGCGCTGGGGCAGGATGTGGCGGCTTGGCTGGTACTGGCGCAGGCAGAAGGCGAGCCGGAGCTGTATCTGGCCGAGCCGGCCGCACAGGGGCTCTTCAGCCGCACGCTGCGCCTGGCGGACGGCTCGGCGGCAAGTGAGCTGATCCTTGAGGATTGCCCCGCTGAATGGGTAGGCGGCGGCCGGGCGGCGATCGAGACGGCGCTCGCCCAGGCTTATCTCGCCTTGTGTGCCGAAGCGGTAGGCATCATGGACGAGGCCATTCGCCAGACCATCGACTATCTCAAAGTGCGCAAGCAGTTCGGGGTCCCGCTGGCGACCTTCCAGGTGATTCAGCACCGGATGGCGGATTGCGCCGCCGAATTCGAGCTGGCCAAGAGCCTTACCCTGCGCGCCGCATTGCTTGCGGACGATCCCGCGCAGCCGCACATGGCAAAGTGCGCCGCAGCATTCGGCGCGAAAGCCTTAGTATCGCGGATTGCGCGGCGGGTGGCGGAGGAGGTGGTCCAGTTCCATGGCGCGATCGGCATAACCGAGGAATTGTGGGTCGGTCGGGCGATGAAACGGCTGCTGGTGGTCGGCGGGCTGTTCGGCGACGAGCGCGCGCATACGGCTTACGCGGAACTTTTCGCAACCTTAATTGGCGAACCGGTCGAGTTCAGCCTGGATGATGATGACCGCATGTTTCGTAACGAGGTCAGGGCATTCTTGGCGGAGAAGCTGCCCGAAGGCTTGCGCGCGCGTGCGCGTCACACGCCTGGCGCCTTTCCTGGCAAGGACGATTGGTTGGAATGGCAAGCGATCCTTAACGCACGGGGCTGGTTGCCTTACAACTGGCCGAAAGAGATCGGCGGACCGGGTTGGAGCGCGACCCAGCGCTACATATTCGAACGCGAATGCGCCATGGCGCGGACGCCGGCGCTTGCCGCGCAAGGCTTGCGCATGTTGGCCCCGGTGCTCGCCAAGTTCGGGACCGAAGCCCAGAAAATGCACTTTCTGCCGCGCATCCTGTCTGGCGAGACGCTGTGGTGCCAGGGCTATTCCGAGCCGGAGGCGGGGTCTGACCTTGCTTCGCTGAAAACCCGCGCGGTTCGCGACGGTGACGAGTATGTGGTCGACGGGACCAAGATCTGGACCACCTTCGGGCATTTCGCCGACTGGATTTTCTGCCTGGTTCGGACCAACCCCGACGTCAAGCCACAGGCAGGCATCAGCTTTCTTCTGATCGATATGCAGACGCCGGGTGTGTCGGTCGAACCGATCCGGCTGATTTCGGGCGATCACGAGCTCAATCAGGTCTTTTTCGACAATGTACGCGTCCCTGTCGCCAATCTCGTGGGAGAAGAGAATCACGGCTGGACGATCGCCAAGTTCCTGTTGGAACATGAACGCGGCGGCTCAGCGCAAGCGCCGGGCCTGCTGGCGAAGCTGAAGGACCTGCGCGAGGCAATTGCGACGCTACGCGGACGGCGAGGGTTTAGCCTGTCACAGGATCCGGATTTCTGTCATCGCCTGGCTATGCTGGAGGCCGAGACATTGGCGATGGAAATGCTGGAGTTACGGCTCCTTTCTCAGATTGCGGCCGGCAGTGCGCCAGGACCACAAACTGCGATCGTTGGACTACTAATGGCGAACATCACCCAGGCGATCGACGTGCTCGCTCTGGAAGCCTATGGCTCTCAGGCACTGGAACTCGAGCGTGACGAGCGACCATTGGCGCGCGATACACAAATGCCAATGCCAGCCTATCTCAACAATCGTGCCTGGTCGATCATGGCCGGGTCCAGCGAGGTGATGCGGACCATCATCGCAAAGACAGTGTTGGGCATCTGA
- a CDS encoding FAD-binding oxidoreductase: MASAFLPAIEALLGTGGVLTGDDVRMRSSDPFRQVPIEADVIVRPRTTQEVAGVLRIAAEHGATVVTHGGRTGVSGGAHSVAGEIILSLERMNQIESIDPVGQIIVAQAGVTLGALQQAAEEAGLYYPVDLGARGTATVGGTISTNAGGNRTLRWGMTRDRVLGLEAVLADGTIVSSMNRLVKNNTGYDLKHLFVGAEGTLGIVTRAIFRSVAKPTSHDVALVAVPDNDAMLALFTRLQRLPSLSAFEIMYPDLYRIVTEPEVQPRPLPLGAHVYVLVESMGYHAASDRDQFEAVLVELLESGVATDAVVAQSDAQRAALWRVRESVEVAVHAIAPLVMFDVSLGVSDIDRYVGDVRAKLDEQFPGAKLIVQGHVGDNNIHLGISVGADTAAQAHAIDAIVYRGLIPYEGSMSAEHGIGTEKNAWLHVSRNGAEIALMRVIKNALDPDNRLNPRVLF; the protein is encoded by the coding sequence ATGGCAAGCGCCTTTCTTCCTGCGATTGAGGCGCTGCTGGGCACCGGGGGCGTCTTGACCGGCGATGACGTGCGCATGCGTTCGTCCGACCCCTTCCGTCAGGTGCCGATCGAGGCGGACGTGATCGTGCGCCCTCGCACGACGCAGGAGGTCGCGGGCGTCCTAAGGATCGCTGCCGAACATGGCGCAACGGTCGTGACTCATGGCGGACGCACTGGCGTTTCTGGCGGAGCCCACAGCGTGGCTGGCGAGATCATCCTGTCATTGGAGCGGATGAACCAGATCGAGAGCATCGATCCGGTCGGCCAGATCATCGTCGCGCAGGCTGGCGTCACCCTGGGGGCGCTGCAGCAGGCGGCGGAGGAGGCGGGGCTTTACTACCCCGTGGACCTCGGCGCGCGCGGCACGGCGACGGTCGGCGGCACCATCTCGACCAATGCGGGCGGCAACCGTACGCTGCGCTGGGGCATGACTCGCGATCGCGTGCTGGGCCTAGAGGCGGTGCTTGCCGATGGGACGATCGTCTCATCGATGAACCGGCTGGTAAAGAACAACACCGGCTATGACCTCAAGCATCTTTTCGTGGGTGCGGAGGGCACGCTGGGCATCGTGACGCGCGCGATATTCCGGAGTGTGGCCAAGCCCACGTCGCACGACGTCGCGCTGGTGGCGGTACCTGACAACGACGCCATGCTTGCCCTGTTCACCAGGTTGCAGCGTCTGCCGAGCTTGAGCGCGTTCGAGATCATGTATCCCGATCTGTACCGGATCGTGACCGAACCTGAGGTGCAGCCAAGGCCGCTGCCGCTGGGCGCGCATGTCTATGTACTGGTCGAATCGATGGGATATCACGCGGCAAGCGACCGCGATCAGTTCGAAGCGGTGCTGGTCGAGCTGTTGGAGAGCGGCGTAGCGACTGACGCCGTGGTTGCCCAATCGGACGCGCAGCGCGCGGCCCTGTGGAGAGTGCGGGAAAGCGTCGAAGTCGCGGTTCACGCGATCGCGCCGCTGGTGATGTTCGACGTCAGCCTGGGCGTATCCGATATCGACAGATATGTCGGTGACGTGCGCGCCAAGCTGGACGAGCAATTTCCCGGCGCCAAGCTGATCGTGCAGGGCCATGTTGGCGACAACAACATTCACCTGGGCATATCGGTCGGGGCTGATACGGCGGCGCAGGCGCATGCGATCGATGCGATCGTCTATCGCGGCCTCATTCCCTATGAGGGGTCGATGTCCGCTGAACATGGCATCGGCACGGAAAAGAATGCCTGGCTGCACGTCAGCCGCAACGGGGCCGAAATCGCACTGATGCGCGTGATCAAGAATGCGCTGGATCCTGACAACCGCCTGAATCCACGTGTCCTCTTCTAG
- a CDS encoding acyl-CoA dehydrogenase family protein, producing MDLRLTPEQEDLKKRAYAAGLEFREAAFKWDEEDAVDYRAVSDRFGELGFFGLTAPKEWGGQGGDCMSYLLAVSEAIRASGSWIVGEPMFCTTGPGPSMIMLSESQALKDQYLRDVLTGKLGCAIALTEPAHGSDLTYLETTAVRDGDSWVVNGSKSYVTGAIYNELYATFVRFDGIPGPRGIGAVLIPADSPGFTMSRGPVFLGTRSIPHGDIELKDCRIPLENLIIGPGHFARLMTAFNMERLHNCAVSLGGMLCAYDEASEHVQQREQFGRPVIEFQHVYHTLADVAVTIEAHRLLSYKAAANAIDGKYPELQDVSIAKLFGGTRIPEVAMKCAELMGGKGVTSVTRTQRIVRDAVTNVVAGGAPAVLRNSIAAALFPGRKFPQTRG from the coding sequence GTGGATCTGAGGCTGACCCCTGAGCAGGAAGACCTGAAGAAGCGTGCTTATGCCGCCGGCCTGGAATTTCGCGAGGCCGCGTTCAAATGGGACGAGGAGGACGCCGTCGATTATCGGGCGGTATCAGACCGATTCGGCGAGTTGGGTTTTTTCGGCCTCACCGCGCCAAAGGAATGGGGCGGCCAGGGCGGCGATTGCATGTCGTATCTGCTGGCCGTGTCCGAGGCAATCCGGGCGTCGGGCAGTTGGATAGTGGGCGAGCCCATGTTCTGCACCACCGGCCCCGGCCCATCGATGATCATGCTGTCCGAGAGCCAAGCGCTCAAGGATCAATATCTGCGCGACGTCCTGACGGGCAAGCTGGGCTGCGCCATCGCGCTGACCGAGCCTGCGCATGGATCGGACCTCACCTATCTGGAAACCACGGCTGTCCGCGACGGCGACAGCTGGGTCGTAAACGGTTCGAAAAGCTACGTTACCGGTGCGATTTACAACGAGCTGTATGCGACGTTCGTACGGTTTGACGGGATTCCGGGACCGCGCGGGATCGGCGCTGTGCTGATCCCCGCCGACTCGCCCGGCTTTACGATGTCGCGCGGTCCGGTATTCCTGGGCACCCGCTCGATCCCGCACGGCGATATCGAACTGAAGGATTGCCGCATTCCGCTTGAGAACCTCATCATCGGCCCTGGGCATTTCGCGCGTCTGATGACCGCGTTCAACATGGAAAGACTGCATAACTGTGCAGTCAGCCTGGGCGGCATGCTGTGCGCTTATGATGAGGCGAGCGAGCATGTGCAGCAGCGCGAGCAGTTCGGCCGCCCGGTGATCGAGTTTCAACACGTCTACCATACGTTGGCCGATGTTGCAGTCACGATCGAGGCGCATCGCCTGCTGTCATACAAAGCGGCAGCGAATGCCATCGACGGGAAATATCCCGAACTGCAGGACGTTTCGATCGCAAAGCTGTTTGGCGGCACGAGAATCCCCGAAGTTGCGATGAAATGTGCCGAGTTGATGGGCGGCAAGGGCGTGACGTCGGTTACCCGTACGCAGCGTATTGTCCGCGACGCGGTCACCAACGTGGTTGCCGGCGGTGCGCCTGCGGTACTGCGCAATTCCATTGCCGCGGCACTCTTTCCGGGCCGGAAGTTCCCGCAAACTCGCGGCTGA
- a CDS encoding DUF3237 domain-containing protein produces MKLTPLCTMTAYVDNVTTTGRMAIGNRQLYVVRDGVVEGERIKGKVQAGGGDNLLVDPSGMGHVDARVVWETDDGVIIYVQYFGRVMMNEKVGAAFKAGAGTEFGDCHFVTQPRFECGDPRYAWLNETVAIAEGRVAEGRAIQYKMYACDVGE; encoded by the coding sequence GTGAAACTGACCCCCCTGTGCACGATGACTGCCTATGTCGACAACGTGACCACGACCGGCCGTATGGCGATTGGAAACCGCCAGCTTTATGTCGTTCGCGACGGGGTGGTCGAGGGCGAGCGGATCAAGGGCAAGGTCCAAGCCGGAGGCGGCGACAATCTGTTGGTCGACCCCTCCGGTATGGGTCATGTCGATGCACGCGTGGTTTGGGAAACCGATGACGGCGTGATAATCTATGTCCAGTATTTCGGTCGCGTGATGATGAACGAGAAGGTGGGTGCCGCCTTTAAGGCAGGTGCCGGTACCGAGTTCGGTGACTGCCACTTCGTTACGCAGCCACGCTTCGAGTGCGGCGATCCGCGCTATGCCTGGCTCAATGAAACCGTCGCTATCGCCGAAGGCCGGGTCGCCGAGGGTCGGGCGATTCAGTACAAGATGTATGCCTGCGACGTAGGGGAGTAA
- a CDS encoding aromatic ring-hydroxylating oxygenase subunit alpha, producing the protein MSRFTGRMGQAGVMPIDPWTPNYEQAPGVAGGQEKQPYIDFGTDRLSDNEKYYSSDVLAKEWDKLLSKAWIVCGHINDIPEEHCYMKVDYGRESILIIRGEGDDIRAFYNVCQHRGTRIVKDDFGKARSFTCPYHAWSFTNDGKLAHLPGRETFREEVLCRNLDLEPVRVDQWKGWIFFSLDPNVGPLDDYLGERFRASVGAYDFRNFVRVYDVRQTWTTNWKASIEAFIEGYHVSSVHSATLTPVMDDYYTQHDMYENGHGRTIFPFMEPAQSYLRSVDGKVEGINEEMKLFLKAAGVPEDDYPTKWQDVKAAVIKGKRENQAKLGFDFSGFSDDQLVDDWNMSMFPLATFNAHPEGVLFQRWWPDEEDPRKTHYSLQIYAMRGECVIPSYMPIHPDADREGKKVLQPMYLEGMGSEALGPVVMEDVAFVPQFQKGIESRGFRGANYGEQEVRNRQFYHEYYRYMNGARNA; encoded by the coding sequence ATGAGCAGGTTTACGGGACGCATGGGGCAGGCCGGTGTGATGCCGATTGACCCCTGGACGCCCAATTACGAACAGGCACCTGGTGTTGCCGGTGGCCAGGAGAAGCAGCCCTACATCGATTTCGGCACGGATCGCTTGAGCGATAACGAAAAATATTACTCCTCCGACGTTCTCGCCAAGGAATGGGACAAGCTGCTGTCGAAGGCGTGGATCGTATGTGGCCACATTAACGACATCCCCGAAGAACATTGCTACATGAAGGTGGATTACGGTCGGGAGTCGATCCTGATCATCCGCGGCGAGGGCGATGATATCCGCGCATTCTACAATGTGTGCCAGCATCGCGGCACGCGGATCGTCAAGGACGACTTCGGCAAGGCGCGCAGCTTCACCTGCCCGTATCATGCTTGGTCGTTCACGAACGACGGCAAGCTAGCGCACCTACCCGGTCGTGAGACCTTCCGCGAGGAAGTGCTCTGCCGCAATCTCGACCTTGAGCCCGTCCGCGTCGACCAGTGGAAGGGGTGGATCTTTTTTAGCCTCGATCCGAATGTCGGGCCGCTTGACGACTACCTGGGTGAGCGGTTCCGCGCGTCGGTTGGCGCATACGACTTCCGCAATTTCGTCCGCGTCTATGACGTGCGTCAGACCTGGACCACGAATTGGAAGGCCTCGATCGAAGCCTTTATCGAGGGCTACCATGTGTCGTCGGTGCATTCGGCGACACTGACCCCGGTGATGGACGATTACTATACCCAGCATGACATGTACGAAAATGGTCATGGCCGGACGATCTTCCCGTTCATGGAGCCCGCGCAATCCTATTTGCGCAGCGTCGACGGCAAGGTCGAGGGCATCAACGAGGAGATGAAGCTGTTCCTCAAGGCGGCAGGCGTTCCCGAAGACGATTATCCCACCAAATGGCAGGACGTGAAGGCTGCCGTCATCAAGGGCAAGCGCGAGAATCAGGCCAAGCTCGGATTTGACTTTTCCGGCTTCTCCGACGACCAGTTGGTGGACGACTGGAACATGTCGATGTTCCCACTCGCCACCTTCAACGCCCATCCCGAAGGCGTGCTCTTCCAGCGCTGGTGGCCGGATGAGGAGGATCCCCGCAAGACCCATTATTCGCTCCAGATCTACGCGATGAGGGGCGAATGCGTGATCCCCAGCTACATGCCGATCCACCCGGATGCCGACCGCGAAGGCAAGAAGGTGCTGCAGCCGATGTATCTGGAAGGGATGGGCAGCGAAGCGCTGGGCCCCGTCGTCATGGAGGACGTCGCCTTTGTGCCGCAGTTCCAGAAGGGCATCGAATCCCGCGGCTTTCGCGGCGCCAATTATGGCGAGCAGGAGGTCCGCAATCGCCAGTTCTACCATGAATATTACCGATACATGAACGGTGCTCGGAACGCCTGA